From Rhodamnia argentea isolate NSW1041297 chromosome 10, ASM2092103v1, whole genome shotgun sequence, a single genomic window includes:
- the LOC115753876 gene encoding uncharacterized protein LOC115753876, translating into MYPRIGSHHGNPAVGPTAGRSSSFHLTAPPPPPSSSSGLGIRVAVKPEYRITPPPQLLPQMGDIPRSNFQFDFDFERKVLAEIEKESPDWSRLGMENLPSRSSEALPTSGPAGDPIVNKYISSGLSREAVPLAVANYGDNPTKVREFVNGYTRLREMGFSSSSIAEALVKNNNNMDEALAYFLSGSS; encoded by the exons ATGTACCCGAGGATTGGGAGCCACCACGGCAACCCCGCCGTAGGCCCTACGGCGGGCCGTTCTTCCTCTTTTCACCTCACcgcccctccccctcccccttccTCTTCCT CAGGATTGGGCATCAGGGTCGCTGTGAAACCGGAGTATCGGATAACTCCCCCG CCTCAATTGTTACCACAAATGGGAGATATACCACGAAGCAACTTTCAGTTTGACTTCGATTTTGAGAGGAAAGTTCTAGCTGAAATAGAGAAGGAAAGCCCTGATTGGAGCAGGCTTGGGATGGAAAATCTTCCATCAAGGAGTTCAGAGGCACTGCCTACATCA GGTCCTGCAGGAGATCCTATAGTCAACAAGTACATCTCATCTGGATTAAGCCGAGAAGCTGTTCCTCTTGCAGTGGCAAACTATGGGGATAATCCAACCAAG GTTAGGGAATTTGTCAATGGTTATACTCGCCTGCGCGAGATGGGGTTTTCTTCGAGCAGTATCGCCGAGGCCTTAGTCAAGAACAACAACAATATGGATGAAGCATTGGCTTATTTTCTAAGTGGTTCTTCTTGA